The following DNA comes from Camelina sativa cultivar DH55 chromosome 14, Cs, whole genome shotgun sequence.
gtttttgttttgaaggatGGAGGGCCCAATTCAGGCCCATAAATGAATCGAGATGCATATAACTATATAAGGCAGGGCAATGATGTCATGTCGCGTTGAGAAAACCCTAAGtcgagttaaaaaaaaaaaaaaagcatcagtCGCGCGATACGACGACAAAGAATGGGTGCAGAGAGTGACCAGGAGGAAAAGCTgtacgaggaagaagaggaaaagcgGTACCAGGCAGAAGTCGCGTATTGGGAAGAAGTGTGGAAATGTAATAATGTAATCATCTCTCATCctcttttatctctttaatTAGGTCGTTTTGATTCACCAAGCTGTAACCCTAATTCTAATTTTCGTATTAAAAAACCCCTAATTTGTAAATTATCAGGGGTTCGAAATTGATCATTTGAAGATACCAAAACGCTTTGGATTTGTTGGAGTTGCGCCTATCAGTTTTAAAGAATATAATTACGATGATGAACTCCCCCTTCTCATCTTATATGCTAAGATTGGGGTCCATAAGTTTAATATGTCAAaggtatatatttaaaaacctAATCTCTTTCCTCCTTATTTTCTTTGAGTGTTTCCCTTAGTTAATTAATTGTTAATTACGGCAGGGGACGAACCTCCAGTTCGATAGTCTTGACATACTCAATGAGCTACCTGAACCTGGACATCGCACATATCATATCACTTTGCTTGTGAAGGAGACCAGTAGACAATTTCAAACTAGCCTTGTTCACTTAGGCCATAGAAAGAAGTCCGTCACTTGGTTTACTGCTAGGTTTAAGCCCAAACATCCACGTAAGTACTCTCATCCAGTCtatcataacaacaacaaattctTCTAATTCCTTTCATACTATATAATACCCTTAGCTAGTTTCCAGTCTTTTTATGCCTTCTGCATGCATGCACACTTAAATGTCGTGTGACTTTCTCTGTGTATGGGGAACAGGACCTGGGCGTCTTCATTACGGACCAAGACCTGATTGCTACCGACGTGAACTGCCTGAGTGGCCTCCAGAGAATGATTTCAGTGATAAGAAACGTTTCTACCTGGTAAGATCATTAAGACCCTCGGTTAAGTTTCACTTTGATTTTGCTCCTGACATTGATGTGATCAATATGTGatgtgtttgctttttttttttcaggtggaAGAATCAGAGCTGCTAAAATATGCCTGGATTCGTCTATACATGGAATTTGCATTCGTCGAAGAGAATGAAGCTATTGCTGTTGCTAATCCCGATCTGTCAaaattggtgattttaatggtGGCTGTGGAACCTATGGGGAATGCGCAGCCCCCAAATGAGGATGTGCTCATGGCCAGAGATGCAACTTTCTACATAAGGTACACTTACCCATATATGGGTCATCGTAGTCAGCGGTCTCCCCGTCATCGCATAGCCATCATCAGAAGAACCATCAAGAAAGACaccctctctctcctcttcatgAGTTCGTTTGCCAAAAAATCTTCTAGTGGTGTTACTACCCTACCTATAATTAGTGATTGATAAATCATGAATGCTCTAAAGTTTGGGTTTCTTTTAAGTAGGATGGTTTTCCTACTTTTCTGTGTGGTGGTGTTTTTTATATGTTACTTTTTACTATGCGTTTGCTATGAATGTGCTTGGTGTTTTGTATTCTTGTCCCTTAGTATCGAACTAGCAACTTTTGCCTATCCAACGCTAGAAATCTTTGAAGTTTAATAGTAGaatttacatgttttgttgtaaattaaaaagcatCATGAGAAAACTACA
Coding sequences within:
- the LOC104743727 gene encoding UPF0725 protein At1g02770-like → MGAESDQEEKLYEEEEEKRYQAEVAYWEEVWKCNNGFEIDHLKIPKRFGFVGVAPISFKEYNYDDELPLLILYAKIGVHKFNMSKGTNLQFDSLDILNELPEPGHRTYHITLLVKETSRQFQTSLVHLGHRKKSVTWFTARFKPKHPRPGRLHYGPRPDCYRRELPEWPPENDFSDKKRFYLVEESELLKYAWIRLYMEFAFVEENEAIAVANPDLSKLVILMVAVEPMGNAQPPNEDVLMARDATFYIRYTYPYMGHRSQRSPRHRIAIIRRTIKKDTLSLLFMSSFAKKSSSGVTTLPIISD